A genomic window from Halomonas sp. LR3S48 includes:
- a CDS encoding pyridoxamine 5'-phosphate oxidase family protein, with the protein MTANRQVFHEGERRVQQRAGVPGAYVERVSAYVRAAMPDQHVEFFGNQPVLFMGALDRQGWPWAVVTYGAPGQLCTATSSELLIRRAPPLADALELSLEPGARVGLLGLEMTSRRRNRLNGTVRSHDAEGIRVAVDQSFGNCPQYIQQREVDWQAGQEAPPVSGQVSIDSRVSRAMLAQADTFFIATRAGELGDSSHGVDISHRGGKPGFLHLNTDGSLSFPDFPGNRFFNTLGNIEQDPRVSLFIPDFVTGEALVLQGRGRVDWDPRRASLVEGAERIVDVVPEQVWHVENALPARGRLIERSPTLAQTGTWSKEAAGNAYRRLRIADKVRESDVITSLYLEPLATDDLPLKPYTAGQFLTVRLARAGHGGQATLTRSYSLSGAWHERASRYRISVKREAHGTVSRLLHDEYAVGDVLEVLPPAGDFVLRERPNAIVLVSSGVGITPMIAMLEAMVQRADAGETPPGEVFFIHSARNGREQAFAKMLNAWADRYRWLHLHIAYTRPTSEDALGKTYHSRGRLTLASLTAWLPDMTRSHVYLCGSEGFMRVQYAALLALGMPREHLHHEFFGRGSLESEESEPGAAAPQALPSHARVTFVSAFTRQNESSEAQAAVVEWTPAQGTLLDLAERAGLAPLSNCRVGRCGSCALRLVSGEVHYPVPPLAATAEGEVLLCCAVPAAEAPLVIRLSE; encoded by the coding sequence ATGACAGCGAACCGGCAGGTATTCCATGAGGGCGAGCGCAGGGTGCAGCAGCGTGCCGGCGTGCCCGGTGCTTATGTGGAGCGCGTTTCCGCTTACGTGCGTGCCGCGATGCCCGACCAGCACGTTGAGTTCTTTGGCAATCAGCCGGTGCTGTTCATGGGGGCGCTGGACCGGCAGGGGTGGCCGTGGGCGGTGGTAACCTACGGCGCCCCGGGGCAGCTGTGTACGGCGACGTCGAGCGAGCTGCTGATTCGCAGGGCGCCACCGCTGGCGGATGCCCTGGAGCTTTCACTGGAGCCCGGGGCAAGGGTGGGGCTGCTTGGGCTCGAGATGACCAGTCGCCGCCGTAATCGGCTGAATGGCACGGTGCGCTCCCATGATGCCGAGGGCATTAGGGTCGCGGTCGACCAGAGCTTCGGCAACTGCCCCCAGTACATACAGCAACGCGAAGTGGACTGGCAGGCGGGGCAAGAAGCGCCACCCGTTAGCGGGCAGGTTTCGATCGACTCCCGAGTCAGTCGGGCCATGCTGGCCCAGGCTGATACGTTCTTCATCGCCACCCGGGCAGGCGAACTGGGGGATTCGAGCCATGGCGTGGATATCTCGCATCGCGGGGGCAAGCCGGGGTTTCTGCACCTGAACACGGATGGCAGCCTGTCGTTCCCGGATTTTCCGGGCAATCGTTTCTTCAATACCCTCGGCAACATCGAGCAGGACCCGCGGGTCAGCCTCTTCATCCCCGATTTCGTGACCGGTGAAGCCCTGGTGCTGCAAGGGCGCGGGCGCGTCGACTGGGATCCTCGGCGTGCGTCTCTGGTCGAGGGGGCCGAGCGCATCGTGGATGTCGTGCCGGAGCAGGTCTGGCATGTCGAAAACGCCTTGCCTGCGCGAGGGCGGCTGATTGAACGTTCTCCCACACTGGCGCAGACGGGAACCTGGTCCAAGGAGGCGGCCGGGAACGCCTATCGCCGCCTGCGGATTGCCGACAAGGTGAGGGAGAGCGATGTCATCACCTCCCTCTATCTCGAGCCACTGGCCACGGATGACCTACCGCTGAAGCCTTATACGGCCGGGCAGTTCCTCACCGTGCGCCTTGCCAGGGCCGGGCATGGCGGGCAGGCCACGCTGACGCGCAGTTACAGCCTATCGGGGGCATGGCATGAGCGGGCGTCTCGTTACCGAATTTCGGTCAAGCGCGAAGCGCACGGAACGGTCTCACGCCTTCTGCATGACGAGTATGCGGTGGGGGACGTGCTCGAAGTGTTACCGCCGGCAGGGGATTTCGTGCTGCGCGAGCGTCCGAACGCCATCGTGCTGGTGTCGTCCGGCGTGGGCATCACCCCGATGATCGCCATGCTGGAGGCCATGGTGCAGCGTGCCGATGCCGGAGAGACGCCGCCTGGCGAGGTATTCTTTATCCACAGCGCGCGCAACGGGCGGGAACAGGCCTTTGCGAAGATGCTGAACGCGTGGGCTGACAGGTATCGCTGGCTGCATCTGCATATCGCCTACACCCGCCCCACGTCAGAGGATGCCTTGGGCAAGACATATCACTCGCGAGGACGATTGACGCTGGCATCGCTCACGGCCTGGTTGCCGGACATGACCCGCAGCCACGTCTACCTCTGTGGGTCGGAGGGGTTCATGCGAGTGCAGTACGCGGCACTGCTGGCGCTCGGTATGCCCCGTGAGCATCTGCACCATGAGTTCTTCGGGCGCGGCTCGCTTGAATCCGAGGAGTCCGAGCCGGGTGCGGCTGCGCCACAAGCGCTGCCTTCCCATGCCAGGGTCACGTTCGTCTCGGCCTTCACGAGGCAGAATGAATCGAGTGAGGCGCAGGCCGCCGTCGTCGAGTGGACGCCAGCGCAAGGCACCTTGCTGGACCTGGCCGAGCGGGCAGGGCTCGCGCCACTGTCCAACTGCCGGGTAGGGCGCTGTGGGAGCTGTGCGCTGCGCCTGGTCTCCGGTGAGGTGCACTACCCGGTGCCGCCGCTGGCAGCAACCGCTGAAGGCGAGGTGCTGCTGTGCTGCGCCGTACCCGCCGCTGAAGCACCCTTGGTCATTCGGTTGAGCGAGTAG
- a CDS encoding GH36-type glycosyl hydrolase domain-containing protein, protein MAFIHRISFWALTSASPWNDTAPVREELFSVERLDQHASSLALAQRVTDQPPRVLPLARRLDDNATVLLKAYRASATEVAEGRDIVPAAAWLLDNYHIIEAQIREIRGDLPPGYYRQLPKLAEGPFAGYPRVFGLAWAFVAHTDSHLDPDNLQGFIAAYQRVQPLSIGELWAVAITLRIVLVENLRRLADQIVSEQAARNEADALATRWLAPEGHRSNLDDGTPPRNTKPLAAPFVAQLAKRLRGLDSRANPMVGWLEERVAAQGDSIDDMVQQAQQRQGAANVTVRNVITSMRLVSSIDWAELFESVSLVDARLNQGSPFTTLDFPTRNSYRSAVEQLARGSRHEELEVVEYALAAAREAMANAEGPVEAARLGDPGYFLIASGRPSLEQAIGFRPSPRERLRQAFLTYGMSGYVGLIALVTVGLLALVTGALWSLSLSAGEFPLGWLSILVLLGLLPATEVATLLVNRLIIFTVSAKPLPSLDLSEGVPSSLRTLVAVPTLLTSEADLQEQIERLEVHHLASGGGAIVYALLTDGVDAQHEDIAEDAPLLVAAGMAVDKLNRRYGASDGGARFYLLHRRRVFNRSENCWMGWERKRGKLHELNRLLRGARDTTFLNPAALPNDVRYVITLDADTRLPRGSASRLIGKMAHPLNRPRFDERHQRVMEGYAILQPRVTPSLPLGQQGSLYQRLFSAPGGIDPYAATISDLYQDLLGEGSFAGKGIYDIDAFEASLSGRIPENSVLSHDLFEGVFARAGLASDVEVIEEFPSRYDVAAKRQHRWTRGDWQLVPWVFAREMPWTGRLKLLGNMRRSLLTPLLLACLVVSWLLPLQAALAGTLFVITAIAAPTLLPLLISLVPARAGVNWPHYFHQWIIELKLASAQTLLWVALLPDQTWRMLDAIVRTLVRVAITRRHLLEWTTAAQSTGRPRLTLTGFYRSMAPGTTLALVVSLGTVSHAPGAWPVVLPLALLWLAAPAIAAWISRPRSLAPQHALSVAEARELRLIARRTWRFFETFVTACDNWLPPDNFQETPRPVIARRTSPTNMGLYLLSVLAARDFGWLGALAGAERLEATLGVMQTLPRYRGHFFNWYDTEDLRPLDPQYVSSVDSGNLAGHLLVVANACEMWLEADLSFDPRPGIADHVHLVHVALEAAPMAQGAEVTSLKAGLGDIAAHLQGDPDHEAWLPGLKRLSDRTAGMAQGALKNLEAPWVEEVLFWVGALHTSVDEHCRDRKQLAKSDPRDRLRARFRQIADTARRMALEMEFGFLLVAERQLLSIGYSMDDNTLDSSCYDLLASEARLASLLAIAKGDVPTRHWFRLGRTATPLDHGSALISWSGSMFEYLMPSLVMRAPAGSLLEQSNRLVVKRQMAYAASLGVPWGLSESAYNARDLEFTYQYSNFGVPGLGLKRGLSADLVVAPYATGLATMVDPLGARRNFVRLADMGALGRHGFYEALDFTRSRVPAGKEVAIVRSFMAHHQGMTIVGIANTLHDGRMRERFHREPIIQASELLLQERLPRDAAIAHPRAEEVKSAPSETLNESHAVRRITATAEGAPVTHLLSNGRYSVMLTARGAGYSRWRHIAISRWQEDATRDHWGSFIFLRDRRMTEVWSASGPMPGEGRVVEKGRHEVLFAEDYARFTHCHGDLVTHLDVLVSGEDDSEVRRVSLTNSGRRVRDIDVTSYSELVLTAPATDNAHPAFAKLFVVTEYLEEFGALIATRRRRGPDEAETWAAHFAVVEGETLGEAQYETDRARFIGRGRTVTTAAALSGEQPLTNTTGTVLDPIFSLRHRLQVAPGKVARIAFWTVVAGSREALLDLIDKHHDRSAFERAKTLAWTQAQVQLRHLAVTPDEAADFQRLAAPILYADARFRASREAIARGAGPQSALWPHAISGDLPIVLLRIDSTDDMAQVRQLLRAHEYWRMKRLGVDLVIVNERASSYVQDLQQAIETAVHSSQPRPRIHEGHAQGSVITLRADLMSLDARVLLQSVARVALVAHRGPIADQLALIPPALHHPPPAPAPREVVPRDTVDEAPGAETPPALEFFNGLGGFDKQGREYVTILEAGRSTPAPWLNVIANSGFGFQVSAEGSGYLWADNSRENPLTPWSNDAVMDPSGEAIYVRDEETLAVWTATALPVRDEGRYVARHGFGYSRFEHEAQGIALGLVHFVPLDDPIRISRLTLENRSGRPRRLSVTAYVEWSLGLSRSSSGPFLITHRDEGSGAMLVHNPWNMAFPGRVAFADLGGRQTAWTADRAEFLGHGGSHAAPAGLAGHTPFSGTTGAGLDPCTALQCTVELAVGETMEVVAFIGQGRSADEARDLIIRYREADLDAELAKVTAYWQKQLGAVQVSTPDRAMDVMLNGWLLYQTIACRITARSAFYQASGAYGFRDQLQDGMALTFASPETTRHHLLRAAARQFVEGDVQHWWLPHSGQGVRTRISDDRVWLAYASALYIATSGDAAVLDEPVSFLEGALLGDGEHDAFFQPMVADEIASLYEHCARGLDQCLALTGEHGLPLIGGGDWNDGMNRVGEAGKGESVWLGWLLARTLDMFIPLAEQRSAEDARASRWRAHAGSLRESLEQYAWDGQWYRRATYDDGSWLGTQESEECRIDSIAQSWAVLSGAANPQRAATAMRSLERELLREDPGLALLFWPPFDQPERDPGYISGYPPGLRENGGQYSHAAMWAILAFTKLGEGDKAADLFSMLNPINHARTFREASRYKVEPYVVAADVYSVAPHAGRGGWTWYTGAAGWMYRAGLEGILGIRREGDFLVVAPCLPAAWPGFEATIEVASSHYTIHVKKASERHPATPQIHLDGEMLACEAGIVRVPLDGARHHLVLTLPNTQPTTVRQVYQ, encoded by the coding sequence GTGGCCTTTATTCATCGCATTTCTTTCTGGGCGCTTACCTCGGCATCACCCTGGAATGATACCGCCCCGGTGCGGGAAGAGCTGTTCAGTGTCGAACGGCTCGATCAGCATGCCAGCAGCCTTGCGCTGGCTCAGCGTGTCACTGACCAGCCCCCTCGGGTCTTGCCGTTGGCAAGGCGGCTCGATGACAATGCCACGGTTCTGCTGAAGGCCTATCGCGCCAGCGCCACAGAGGTAGCCGAGGGGCGCGATATCGTTCCCGCCGCGGCCTGGCTGCTCGACAATTACCATATCATCGAAGCTCAGATCCGCGAGATCCGCGGCGACCTGCCTCCCGGTTATTATCGACAGCTACCGAAACTGGCCGAAGGCCCCTTTGCCGGCTATCCCCGCGTCTTCGGCCTGGCCTGGGCCTTCGTCGCCCATACCGACAGTCACCTCGATCCCGACAACCTGCAAGGCTTCATTGCCGCCTATCAACGCGTTCAGCCGTTGAGTATCGGTGAGCTATGGGCGGTAGCGATTACCCTGCGCATCGTACTTGTCGAGAACCTGCGGCGCCTTGCCGACCAGATCGTCAGTGAGCAGGCGGCGCGCAACGAGGCTGACGCGCTGGCCACTCGCTGGCTCGCTCCCGAGGGTCATCGCTCCAACCTGGATGACGGTACGCCACCGCGTAACACGAAGCCATTGGCCGCGCCTTTCGTTGCCCAACTAGCGAAGCGTTTGCGAGGGCTGGATTCGCGAGCCAACCCCATGGTGGGCTGGCTGGAGGAGCGCGTCGCTGCCCAGGGCGATTCCATCGATGACATGGTTCAGCAGGCTCAGCAGCGCCAGGGTGCTGCCAACGTCACCGTGCGCAACGTCATTACCAGCATGCGCTTGGTATCGAGTATCGACTGGGCGGAACTTTTCGAGAGCGTCAGCCTGGTCGACGCACGGCTGAACCAAGGCAGCCCCTTCACAACGCTGGATTTCCCGACTCGCAATAGTTACCGCAGTGCCGTAGAACAGCTGGCCCGGGGTTCAAGGCATGAGGAACTGGAAGTCGTGGAATATGCCCTGGCCGCGGCGCGTGAGGCCATGGCGAACGCCGAAGGCCCCGTCGAGGCCGCCCGGCTGGGCGACCCCGGCTATTTCCTGATTGCGTCGGGCCGGCCTTCGCTGGAGCAAGCGATCGGCTTTCGACCTTCGCCCCGCGAGCGCTTGCGGCAGGCCTTTCTGACATATGGGATGAGCGGTTACGTCGGCCTGATTGCGCTCGTCACGGTTGGGTTGCTGGCGCTGGTAACCGGGGCGTTATGGTCGCTGTCGCTTTCCGCAGGTGAGTTCCCCCTGGGGTGGCTGTCGATACTGGTACTATTGGGGCTGCTGCCCGCCACCGAAGTGGCTACGCTGCTGGTCAACCGTCTCATCATTTTCACCGTCAGTGCGAAGCCCCTGCCGAGCCTGGATCTCTCCGAAGGGGTTCCGTCCTCACTTCGTACACTGGTCGCCGTACCGACGCTGCTGACCAGTGAGGCCGACCTGCAGGAGCAGATCGAACGGCTGGAGGTCCATCACCTGGCCAGCGGTGGCGGCGCCATCGTATACGCTCTGCTGACCGATGGGGTCGATGCCCAGCACGAAGATATCGCCGAGGATGCCCCGCTGCTGGTCGCCGCCGGTATGGCAGTCGACAAACTGAACCGCCGCTATGGTGCCAGTGACGGTGGCGCGCGTTTCTATCTCTTGCATCGCCGAAGGGTGTTCAATCGCAGCGAAAACTGCTGGATGGGGTGGGAGCGCAAACGCGGCAAGCTGCATGAACTCAACCGCCTGCTCCGTGGCGCCCGCGATACCACCTTCCTGAACCCAGCCGCTCTGCCGAACGACGTGCGCTACGTCATCACGCTGGATGCCGATACTCGCCTGCCTCGGGGATCGGCCAGCCGGCTCATCGGCAAGATGGCACACCCGCTGAACCGACCGAGGTTCGATGAACGCCACCAGCGTGTCATGGAGGGCTACGCCATTCTCCAGCCGCGTGTCACGCCCTCGCTGCCGTTGGGTCAACAAGGTTCGCTCTATCAACGCCTTTTCTCCGCGCCCGGGGGCATCGATCCCTATGCCGCGACCATTTCCGACCTGTATCAGGATCTTCTCGGCGAGGGCTCTTTCGCCGGCAAGGGTATCTACGATATCGATGCGTTCGAAGCCTCTCTCAGCGGACGCATCCCGGAGAACAGCGTACTCAGCCACGATCTGTTCGAAGGGGTTTTCGCCCGTGCCGGTCTCGCCTCGGATGTGGAGGTCATCGAGGAGTTCCCCTCCCGCTACGATGTCGCCGCCAAGCGCCAGCATCGCTGGACCCGTGGAGACTGGCAATTGGTGCCATGGGTTTTCGCGCGGGAGATGCCCTGGACCGGGCGTCTGAAGCTGCTGGGTAACATGCGCCGCTCGCTACTGACGCCGCTGCTGCTGGCGTGTCTCGTCGTCAGTTGGCTATTGCCGCTGCAGGCGGCTCTGGCAGGCACGCTGTTCGTCATCACGGCCATTGCCGCCCCCACGCTGTTGCCCCTCTTGATATCGCTGGTTCCGGCTCGGGCGGGCGTCAACTGGCCTCACTATTTCCATCAGTGGATTATCGAGCTGAAGCTGGCATCGGCCCAGACGCTGCTGTGGGTCGCGTTGCTTCCCGACCAGACCTGGAGAATGCTGGATGCCATCGTCAGGACCCTGGTACGCGTAGCGATCACACGCCGCCACCTGCTCGAGTGGACGACCGCCGCTCAGTCGACGGGGCGCCCGCGACTGACGTTGACGGGCTTTTACCGGAGCATGGCGCCGGGGACCACGCTGGCTCTAGTGGTGTCGTTGGGCACCGTGAGCCATGCGCCTGGGGCCTGGCCAGTGGTGCTGCCCTTGGCGCTACTCTGGTTGGCCGCGCCGGCTATTGCCGCTTGGATCAGCCGGCCGCGGAGTCTCGCGCCGCAACACGCGCTGTCGGTAGCCGAGGCGCGTGAACTGCGGCTGATCGCTCGGCGCACCTGGCGCTTCTTCGAAACGTTCGTCACGGCTTGCGACAACTGGCTGCCCCCGGACAATTTCCAGGAAACGCCTCGACCCGTCATTGCCCGGCGTACCTCCCCGACCAACATGGGGCTTTATCTTCTCTCGGTTCTGGCCGCTCGTGATTTCGGTTGGCTGGGCGCCTTGGCTGGCGCAGAGCGTCTCGAGGCCACGCTGGGCGTCATGCAGACCCTGCCGCGCTATCGGGGGCATTTCTTCAATTGGTATGACACCGAGGATCTTCGCCCGCTGGACCCCCAGTACGTCTCCTCGGTCGACAGCGGCAACCTGGCGGGCCACCTGCTGGTCGTCGCCAACGCCTGCGAAATGTGGTTGGAAGCCGACCTGTCGTTCGACCCTCGCCCAGGGATCGCGGATCACGTGCACCTGGTGCACGTGGCCCTCGAGGCGGCGCCCATGGCGCAAGGCGCGGAGGTCACATCACTCAAGGCTGGCCTGGGTGATATAGCGGCGCACTTGCAGGGCGATCCCGATCACGAGGCGTGGTTACCGGGGCTGAAACGACTCAGTGACCGCACCGCGGGCATGGCCCAAGGGGCCCTGAAAAACCTCGAAGCTCCCTGGGTCGAAGAGGTGCTGTTCTGGGTGGGGGCCTTGCACACGTCGGTCGACGAGCATTGCCGCGACCGCAAGCAGCTCGCCAAGAGCGATCCCCGAGACCGGCTCCGGGCCCGCTTCAGGCAGATCGCCGACACCGCGCGACGCATGGCGCTGGAGATGGAGTTCGGCTTCCTGCTCGTTGCCGAGCGTCAGTTGCTGTCGATCGGTTATTCCATGGACGACAACACCCTCGACAGCAGTTGCTACGACCTGCTCGCCTCCGAAGCGCGGCTGGCCAGCCTGCTGGCGATTGCCAAGGGCGATGTCCCCACGCGCCACTGGTTCCGCCTCGGGCGTACGGCCACGCCGCTGGATCACGGCTCGGCGCTGATTTCCTGGTCGGGCTCGATGTTCGAGTACCTGATGCCCTCGCTGGTGATGCGCGCCCCCGCGGGCAGTCTCCTCGAGCAAAGCAACCGCCTGGTGGTCAAGCGCCAGATGGCGTATGCCGCTTCGCTGGGCGTCCCCTGGGGGCTCTCAGAATCCGCTTACAACGCCCGCGACCTGGAATTCACCTACCAGTATTCCAATTTCGGCGTGCCCGGCCTGGGCTTGAAGCGTGGCCTCTCTGCCGACCTGGTGGTGGCCCCCTATGCCACTGGCCTGGCGACGATGGTCGATCCTCTCGGGGCGCGTCGCAACTTCGTGCGGCTCGCCGACATGGGGGCACTGGGCCGCCATGGCTTCTACGAGGCGCTCGACTTCACTCGCTCGCGCGTTCCGGCGGGAAAAGAGGTCGCTATCGTGCGTAGCTTCATGGCCCACCACCAGGGCATGACCATCGTGGGCATCGCCAATACCCTGCATGACGGCCGCATGCGTGAGCGCTTCCATCGTGAGCCGATCATTCAGGCCAGCGAACTCTTGCTGCAGGAACGCCTCCCGCGTGACGCAGCCATCGCTCACCCTCGTGCCGAGGAGGTCAAGTCGGCGCCGAGCGAGACGCTCAACGAGAGCCATGCGGTTCGGCGAATCACGGCAACGGCCGAAGGCGCGCCAGTGACCCATCTGCTATCGAACGGGCGCTACTCGGTCATGTTGACGGCGAGGGGAGCGGGCTACAGCCGCTGGCGGCATATCGCCATCAGCCGCTGGCAAGAGGATGCGACCCGCGATCACTGGGGCAGCTTCATCTTCTTGCGCGACAGGCGCATGACCGAGGTCTGGTCGGCCAGCGGCCCCATGCCCGGTGAAGGCCGGGTGGTCGAGAAGGGCCGCCACGAGGTGCTCTTTGCCGAGGATTATGCTCGCTTCACGCATTGCCATGGCGACCTGGTCACCCACCTCGACGTCCTTGTCTCGGGCGAGGACGACAGCGAGGTGCGGCGCGTGTCGTTGACCAACAGCGGACGGCGGGTGCGGGATATCGACGTGACCTCCTACTCGGAACTGGTGCTGACCGCGCCGGCCACCGACAATGCCCACCCCGCCTTTGCGAAGCTGTTCGTGGTCACCGAGTACCTTGAGGAGTTCGGTGCGCTGATCGCCACCCGACGCCGGCGTGGACCGGACGAGGCAGAGACCTGGGCCGCCCATTTCGCCGTCGTGGAAGGCGAGACCCTGGGCGAAGCGCAATACGAGACCGATCGCGCCCGCTTCATCGGTCGGGGGCGCACGGTGACGACAGCCGCTGCCCTGAGCGGAGAACAGCCGCTGACGAATACCACCGGCACGGTGCTCGATCCGATCTTTTCGCTACGCCATCGCCTCCAGGTTGCCCCCGGCAAAGTGGCCCGTATCGCCTTCTGGACCGTCGTGGCAGGCTCGCGCGAGGCGCTGCTGGACCTGATCGACAAGCATCACGATCGCAGCGCCTTCGAGCGGGCCAAGACACTGGCCTGGACCCAGGCACAAGTCCAGCTCCGGCACTTGGCCGTCACGCCCGATGAGGCGGCGGACTTCCAGCGCCTGGCCGCCCCCATCCTGTATGCCGACGCCCGCTTCAGGGCCTCGCGTGAGGCCATTGCGCGCGGTGCGGGCCCGCAGTCGGCACTGTGGCCGCATGCCATATCCGGCGATCTGCCGATCGTCCTGCTGCGCATCGATTCGACCGATGACATGGCTCAGGTTCGCCAGCTGCTGCGCGCTCACGAGTACTGGCGCATGAAACGTCTCGGTGTCGACCTGGTGATCGTCAACGAGCGTGCCTCCTCCTATGTGCAGGACCTCCAACAGGCCATCGAGACGGCGGTGCACAGCAGCCAGCCGCGGCCACGCATCCACGAGGGCCATGCCCAGGGTTCGGTCATCACCTTGCGCGCCGATCTGATGAGTCTCGATGCACGTGTTCTGCTGCAGTCCGTGGCGCGGGTGGCGCTGGTGGCACACCGCGGGCCGATTGCCGACCAGCTTGCGCTGATCCCCCCCGCGCTTCACCACCCGCCACCCGCCCCGGCCCCAAGGGAGGTGGTGCCGCGCGACACGGTAGATGAGGCGCCGGGCGCTGAGACTCCGCCGGCTCTCGAATTCTTCAATGGCCTGGGGGGCTTCGACAAGCAGGGTAGGGAGTATGTGACCATACTCGAGGCCGGGCGCTCCACGCCGGCTCCCTGGCTCAACGTGATTGCCAACTCAGGGTTCGGTTTCCAGGTCTCGGCCGAGGGCAGCGGCTACCTATGGGCCGACAACAGCCGCGAAAACCCGCTTACCCCGTGGTCGAACGACGCCGTCATGGACCCCAGCGGTGAGGCGATCTACGTGCGTGACGAAGAGACCCTGGCGGTGTGGACGGCCACGGCACTACCGGTGCGTGACGAGGGGCGTTATGTCGCCCGGCACGGCTTCGGCTATAGCCGCTTCGAGCACGAGGCACAGGGTATCGCACTCGGCCTCGTGCATTTCGTGCCGCTCGACGATCCTATCCGCATTTCGCGTTTGACCCTCGAGAACCGCTCGGGGCGGCCCCGTCGGCTGTCCGTTACCGCTTACGTGGAATGGTCGCTTGGCCTGTCGCGAAGTTCGTCAGGTCCGTTCCTGATAACGCACCGGGATGAGGGTAGCGGGGCAATGCTGGTACACAATCCCTGGAACATGGCATTTCCCGGACGCGTCGCCTTCGCCGACCTGGGCGGCCGGCAAACGGCCTGGACAGCGGATCGCGCTGAATTCCTCGGCCACGGTGGCAGCCATGCGGCACCCGCCGGCCTGGCCGGCCACACACCTTTTTCCGGCACCACGGGGGCGGGCCTGGATCCCTGCACGGCCCTGCAGTGCACCGTCGAGCTGGCGGTGGGTGAGACGATGGAGGTTGTCGCGTTCATCGGGCAGGGCCGCTCCGCCGACGAAGCCAGAGACCTCATCATCCGTTATCGCGAGGCCGATCTTGACGCCGAGCTCGCCAAGGTCACGGCCTACTGGCAGAAGCAGCTTGGCGCCGTGCAGGTCTCCACGCCCGACCGCGCCATGGACGTCATGCTCAACGGCTGGCTGCTCTACCAGACCATCGCCTGTCGCATCACGGCCCGTTCCGCCTTCTACCAGGCCAGTGGCGCCTACGGTTTCCGCGATCAACTGCAGGATGGCATGGCCCTGACCTTTGCCAGTCCCGAGACGACCCGACACCACCTGCTACGCGCCGCTGCGCGACAGTTCGTCGAAGGGGATGTGCAGCACTGGTGGCTGCCTCATTCCGGCCAGGGCGTGCGGACCCGCATTTCCGACGACCGGGTCTGGCTGGCCTATGCCAGCGCCCTCTATATCGCCACCTCGGGTGATGCCGCCGTGCTGGACGAGCCGGTGAGCTTCCTGGAAGGCGCCTTGCTCGGTGACGGCGAGCACGATGCCTTCTTCCAACCCATGGTCGCTGATGAAATCGCCTCGCTCTACGAGCATTGCGCCCGCGGCCTGGACCAGTGCCTGGCGCTGACGGGCGAGCATGGCCTGCCGCTGATCGGCGGCGGCGACTGGAACGATGGCATGAACCGGGTCGGTGAAGCGGGCAAGGGGGAAAGCGTATGGCTGGGCTGGCTGCTGGCACGTACCCTGGACATGTTCATTCCGCTCGCCGAACAGCGCAGCGCGGAAGATGCCCGTGCCAGCCGCTGGCGGGCGCATGCAGGCTCGCTGCGCGAGTCGCTCGAACAGTACGCCTGGGACGGCCAATGGTATCGGCGGGCGACCTACGACGACGGCAGTTGGCTCGGCACCCAGGAGAGCGAGGAATGCCGTATCGACTCGATTGCGCAATCCTGGGCGGTGCTGTCCGGTGCGGCAAACCCTCAACGGGCCGCAACCGCCATGCGCTCGCTGGAGCGCGAATTGCTTCGGGAGGATCCCGGGCTTGCCCTGTTGTTCTGGCCCCCCTTCGACCAGCCCGAACGCGATCCGGGTTATATCAGCGGCTACCCTCCGGGGCTTCGGGAGAATGGCGGGCAGTACAGCCATGCCGCGATGTGGGCCATCCTGGCGTTTACAAAGCTGGGAGAGGGCGATAAAGCCGCCGACCTGTTCTCGATGCTCAACCCCATCAATCATGCCCGTACGTTTCGAGAGGCATCGCGCTATAAAGTCGAGCCCTATGTCGTCGCTGCCGATGTCTATTCCGTCGCCCCGCATGCCGGGAGGGGCGGCTGGACCTGGTACACGGGGGCTGCCGGCTGGATGTATCGGGCGGGGCTCGAAGGCATCCTGGGTATTCGCCGCGAAGGTGACTTTCTGGTCGTCGCGCCTTGCCTGCCGGCCGCCTGGCCGGGTTTCGAGGCAACCATCGAAGTGGCCTCATCCCATTACACCATTCATGTGAAGAAGGCGTCTGAACGTCACCCTGCCACCCCGCAAATTCACTTGGATGGTGAAATGTTGGCGTGCGAAGCGGGAATAGTCCGTGTACCGCTTGATGGCGCTCGGCACCACTTGGTATTGACTCTGCCAAATACCCAGCCCACGACAGTGAGGCAGGTGTATCAGTAA